The following nucleotide sequence is from Bradyrhizobium roseum.
GATGAGAGGGGCGCGGGTTGTACTGGATAACGAACATCCATGAAAGCGCCAGCTCGCCTTCGCCGGCTTGGATGCCGAGATCATCGAGGGCCCATCGCCATGACCGCTTGGCGCCGATCGTGGCGATCCAGTCGAAACAGACCAGCGAGGAAAAGCGGTACCTCAGGCCATTCGACAAATTCCCCTTGAAGGAAAAGATCGATTTGCCCCGATACATATTCTGGTAGCTGATGTCTTGCTCTTCCCAAGCTGGCCAAAGCTTGGGCTGCAACCAGCGCTCGACCGTACCATCTGCGGCCTTCGTCCAGGTGATCGCGCAATTGATCCATTCGTCGGCGCCGATGCTGCCCAGCCCGTTATGCACGGTGTCGGAGTGGCTACCGGCGCGACCCGCCAGACTTGCGAAATCGTGCTTCGAGAGCGCATCCACTCCGCCGATGACGATCGTTCCGGTGGGCCACTGCTGGTCCGCGAGCGTGGAGTCGATCAGGTCAACCCCATCCAAGCCGGGGATGCTGTATTCCGGGAAGATCGTGAAATGTGTTTTCCCGGCGTGATGCGGCGCGGCTCGCGAGACGGTCAGCGTGGCTGTCAAATTGGCCAAGAGCTCGGCTTTGCAGGCCGGGACAGTCCTGAACGGTTCCTGCTGCGTCAATGTCAGATGAGGTTGGGCAATCACTATGCCCACGCGATCGTGCGGCAGCAGGATGCCCCGCTCTGTCAGGTCTACGCGCTCGATGTGGATCATGCCGGAACGAACTTGCAGGAAGGCGTCGAAGTCTTGGACTCCGACTTGGGTTGCACCACGCGAATTGCCGCCCCTTAGGAAGGGTGTGGCCGCCGCCCCTACAACTTATAGGCTAGGCGGCAAAATCCGCACAAGGGAGTTCCTTGGATGTGCCGCGGACCTCCGTCGCGGGTGGCCGACGAATGCCACGGCCCGATCGCAACCTGCCTTATCTCCGAAAGATGAGGCCTGCTTTATCTAGGGAGCAACTGATCGCACGGAAGACCGGGGCAGGCCGTGCTGCGGCTCCGCTGGGCACGCTTTATTGCCCATAAACATCTGAAATATCATCAGTTCTGGCGGTTTTTCTGACAAAGCGAGTGGCGTAAACGCCTCGGGCGCTGCGATTTGGCCTTGGCGGTCTCGGCGAGGGGCCCGGCAAGACCTACACGTGCAGCCCGTTATGATCGGTCAGGCGCACTTGGCTGGCTTGACATATGACGGGTCACCCGTAGCCGTTTTCAGCGCCGCCCAAAGGCACCTTTGAGCGTGAAATGCACCTCAACTCGTTCATCGTCGCTGTAAGCCATTGAAATCGCGCCAAATGCGAACGCCCTCCGAGCGCACCACAAACCCGCATTCTCCATTGAAATCATTAAGCTTTTTGCCTGGGCATGCTGCCACTTCGGCCCCGCGTGGTGTTCGCGCGCTGTTTTCCTGAGGCGGGGACATAAAATCGTTGGGTGATTGGCTCTGATCGAACGCGTCGATCCTGTGCATTCCACTGATGCCGAGCCTCTCTCGATTCGCCTGAGCGGTGTGGTGCGCTGGCATCTTCGGATCGGTCCAGCCGAACGTTGCCATCATCCGGCATTCGGTACAGTCGACGTAGGCCGCGACCTCGGCACGGAGGCCTGGCGCACTCCATGGCAGCTCTTCTTGGGCTCATTTATGCCAGCCAGAACGGCATGTTGAACTTGGCCGCCCATGTCTTCTTGTTCATCGACACGACGCGGCTGCGCCCAACCTTGCCAGCGAATAACTTATTCTCATCGATCGCAGGAGCCGGGCCGGGAGACCAGCTACGGAAATTCTGGAGTGATTCAGAACGAAGCCGTGCGCCCGTACGCGATGCCCCTCAGTCCAAAGATGCTGGCGGATATCGCGCTCGGCGCATAGCGTCGGAGTTCCATATTCCGCTCGCGGTCGACAACGAGCAGGGCGGAAGTCTCGCCGAGATGATGCCGGCGCGATGACCGTGGGCTATCGCGCGCTTTGTCGGAAAATCCTCAGCTGGCTGGCGGAAAATGCATGCTCCAGTGTCGCGCGATGTCGATGCCGCGACAGAACCAGACGCCGTCAAAGGCCTTCATGTGCTGCAGCAGCTTGATCAGGCCGCCGGCGCGACCGGGACGGCCGATCAGACGGTCGTGCAAACCGATCGACAGCAGCTTCGGCGATCCGGCGACGCCTTCGGCGTACAGGAGATCGAAAGCGTCGCGCATGTAGTCGAAGAACTGCTCGCCGGTGGAGAAGCCGGAATTTTCGTTGAAGCGGTTGTCGTTGGCTTCGTACGAATACGGAATGACCAGATGGGGTCGATGCGCGGTGGCGATCCAGTACGGCAGTTCGTCGGCGAGCGAATCGCGATCATAAAGAAAGCCGCCTTCCTCAGCGATCAGCCGGCGCGTATTGGGACCCGGCCGCCCCGTCATCCAGCCGAGCGGGCGGCTGCCGGTGAGTTTGGTGAGCGTGTCGACGGCCTGGCGGATGTGCTCGCGCTCGGTCGCCTCGTCGACATCGCAATAATCGATCCAGCGGTAGCCGTGGCTGACCATCTCGTGGCCGCGCTCGACACAGGCGCGGGCCAGCGCCGGATTCTGCTCCAGCGCGCGCGCCACGCCCAGGATGCTGACCGGAACAGAGAATCGCTGCAGGATATCGAGCACGCGCCAGGCGCCGCGACGGCTGCCATATTCGAAGACGGATTCGACCAGCGGC
It contains:
- a CDS encoding polysaccharide deacetylase family protein, which produces MSEVEPIDIKSMAQGEIRPDPMQARDLVGYGETPPDPRWPGGAKIAVSFSLNIEGGGESTLANGDAVSEGMLNDIGVAAKSGVRVPLVESVFEYGSRRGAWRVLDILQRFSVPVSILGVARALEQNPALARACVERGHEMVSHGYRWIDYCDVDEATEREHIRQAVDTLTKLTGSRPLGWMTGRPGPNTRRLIAEEGGFLYDRDSLADELPYWIATAHRPHLVIPYSYEANDNRFNENSGFSTGEQFFDYMRDAFDLLYAEGVAGSPKLLSIGLHDRLIGRPGRAGGLIKLLQHMKAFDGVWFCRGIDIARHWSMHFPPAS